In Candidatus Contubernalis alkalaceticus, the genomic window GATGGATTATTCAGCAAGGGTTACTACTGGCAGCAGTTTGTAATTCTATTAATCAGTCTATTATTGCCTTTAGGATCCGATGCTGCAAATATGATGGGGTTTTTATATCCTTTCAACATAACTCCTTTATTATTTATTCCTTCGGGTCTTTTAATTGCCTGGGGATTATATCGCTATAAATTATTTGATATTCAGCCAATTGCCCGGGACAAAGTTATTGATATGATGGAGAGCGGTATACTGGTGGTTAATACCGACAAGCAGATTGTTGATTATAATATTAGAGCTGCTCAAATTATTGATAATGAACAGGATGAACAGGGCGGTTCTATGTCCTGGTATGTAGTTTCAGAAGTACTAAAAAAATGGCCGAAATGGGCGGCTGCTTATGACTGCCCTGAGGAATCAAGTTTTGAAATCAAGATGTCTCAAAAGGGTGGAGAACAGTATTATCGGGTGAGGACCAATCCCCTCTTAGATTCCCGGGAGGTTTTAGTCGGGTATTTATCAATTATCGATGATATTTCTGATCAAAAATTAAAAGAACAAGAATTGACCCACCTGGCAACTAGCGATAGTTTGACGGGAATAGCTAACAGAAGGTATTATCTGGAATTATCTGATAAGATATTTTCTGCCGCCAGGCGGTACAATCATAAACTATCTTTACTAATGTTAGATTTAGACAACTTCAAAAAAATAAACGATACTTACGGACATAGAACAGGAGATCTGTTGCTTAAAAAATTTGTGGTGGTTTGCCATGATATAATACGCAGTTCAGATGTGTTTGGACGGATTGGCGGCGAAGAGTTTGCAATAACTCTTCCTGAAACAGGCTTAACAGAGGCTTTTTATGCGGCAAAACGTATCCGGCAAAAAGTTGCTGATGTTAAACTGGATATCGGCAGAGGAGAAATGATTAGTTTTACCGTAAGTATTGGTGTTGCTGTAAAAGTGCCGGATGACAGATGTTTTGAAGATATACTGTTACGGGCGGACAATGCTTTATATGAAGCAAAGATTGAAAGAAATATGGTGAAAATTCAGGGCGGTTAAGTATCCTGGAAATATTATAGTTTCGCGGGGTTTACCCTCCTTACCGGCGATGATGAAAGCTACCAGGTCGGTGTAATAATTGTGCCCTCTTATGCAGCTAAAGGCCTGGAATTTGACGGGGTGCTGATAGTCAACCTGGAAGTTAAGTATCACAAAAATGAATTAGATACAAACTCCTTTATGTAGCTGTGACCCTGGAGGCCGGGAAGCTTTCTTTAGGAGATGCATTCATTAAAGAAAACACCGGTGATTTTTGGGGTTTAATTGGAACAAGGCCCTATATGCGTGCCTTAATGGGAATGGCTGACTGTTTGTGGAATATTGGTCAGAGGAAGGAAGCCCTTGCTATTTATCAAAATATTGTTTTGTGAGAAACATTCTTTTCATATGTTTTTATGCAACACTGCTAAGTAAAAATATGGTTCATGGCTTCCTTGATCAGGGAAGCTTTTTTTATTATTACCCCGTACCCTGATACAGAATTGCAGGAACAATTGTTCACTGTTGCATGTAAAGTGTAACAATTTATATATTTTTTCATACATTATAATATAGCCAATATTGTATGAGGAAGGGGGGGCAGAAATTGTCGTTTAGTGAGAGAATTGTTAATGGTGGATTTGAGACCGGAGCATTTCCTCCATGGGTATCATTTAATGCAACTATTACAAGTCAATTTAGTCATTCCGGTTTTTTTGCTGCTCGTTTAGCAGGCGGAGCTGTCAATATATATGTTTATCAAATCGTTCCAATAGTCCCAGGGGAAAGTTATGAGTTTATGGTGTCATTAGCTAAAGTTGGAACAGCCGTGAGTCCGCCAGTATCATTATCAATTTCGTATTATGATGCAGGTTTTAATTTTCTTGGGTATGGGCTTATTACCAACATTCCAGTTAATCGTATTACAAGTGTTTCTGAGCAAGATTGGCTCGTAGTCTATAAAACTACAGACCCAGCTCCTCTTGGAGCAACGCATGCACTTGTGCTAATCAATAAGTTAACGCATGCAGGTAGTGCAGATATAGTTGTTGACGATGTATCTTTGCTAGAAGTCGAGTCAACGGATGCAACGGGAGCCACTGGAGCTACTGGCGCCACCGGAGCCATGGGAGTAACCGGAGCCACGGGAGTAACCGGAGCCACAGGAGTAACCGGAGCCACGGGTGGAGCTACTGGCGCCACCGGAGCCATGGGAGTAACCGGAGCCACGGGAGTAACCGGAGCCACAGGAGTAACCGGAGCTACTGGAGCTACTGGCGCCACCGGAGCCATGGGAGTAACCGGAGCCATGGGAGTAACCGGAGCCATGGGAGTAACCGGAGCCATGGGAGTAACCGGAGCTACTGGAGCTACTGGCGCCACCGGAGCCACGGGAGTAACCGGAGCAATGGGAGTAACCGGAGCCACGGGAGCCACGGGCGCAACTGGAATCGAAGGGCTATCAGATTATGCTTATATCTACAATTTGGATCCTCAAGTAGTGGCATTAGAGGCGGATATAACCTTTAGCCATAATGGTGTCATTGTTGGTGCCATCACGCATACACCAGGAACAGCTACAATTACCCTTGGTACTGCAGGCGATTATTCAATTATATTTAACGTTACAGGTGTGGAAACAAATCAGTTTACACTTTTCCAAAATGGTACGCCTGTTCCAGGAGCCACTTATGGCTCTGGTGCAGGTACTCAGGCGAATCCTGGTTTTGTGACTATTACAGCTGCTGTTGGTGATGTGTTAACTTTAAGAAACCATACCAGTTCAGCTGCAATTACTTTGCAAACTCTGGCAGGTGGTATTCAAACCAATTCCAATGCTTCTATACAAATCCAAAAGATAAATTAGATAGACAAATAAAATTGTTAATCAAGATTATCATAATGAGAAAGCACCTTTTCGATAATGAATCGGTGCTTTCTTATATAAAAGTCCATAAATATAATGATTATAATAACCTTAAGCTGGCCGCTCACAACCATTTAAGCCTCCGGCCCGGTTATAAAGTTTCTGTCGCTGTCTTGCAGAGAGCACACGAACTTTATCCTGAACAAGTAGCTACTTTCTTTTTTTCGTTTTGACTGAAAAGATCTGATTATGGGGCTACTATTCTTGTCCCAGTCCTTACGGGGATACCCGTTTCAGCATGTTTATAGCGCCTGTGGCCATCGTAACCTTTCTTAAGCACTTTGCCGACATCTCAGCGGTTAGCAAAGTAGTTGAAGAGGATTTTCTTAAAGATCCAAACACTTCCAGTTCCACGTTGTTATACATTCTCAGTACGTATCGCGAGTTGAACCAGGGGATGATTTATTTTACGTGCAGCAGATTTACCATTTGAGATTTGTTGACACGTATGAACCCCTTTTCTGCCCATATGCTCTCATAATACTGTAGTGTTTCTTTCATCCTGTAATGATTCGTCGCAGTGTATGCCATGATGCCATCCGGGCCTGCTTCAAGATATGATAAGATTTCCGCTAATAACTTACAGCTTGTATTCAACGAACTCATAATTGCATGGGTTTCCGTAAGCTATATACATCTTTTGATCTACCGGGACCATTACAAAGGCAGCCAGGGTTTCCGATACTACAGGTGCCCGGGATATATCAACATGTTTGCAGATAGAGTTGGGGTGGTTTTCATGGTCCCTCATAATCTCCATCATTACCTGAGGAGTTAATTTACAAAGGCTTTCATTCATTAATTTTTCAATCCTTTCAATTCTAAAAAAACTGTCCGGGATTGCCTGGCTGGCCATGTCCCTTTCTTTGAATCTTTCAGTTAGATAATGGTTTGAGTGAACCATCATATCCTGTTCAGGTGTTAATATTTCAAAATCGTTGTGGACACTTTCTATCCCCACCATTTCACCTTCAGCACTGGCCAGGTGGTAATAACCAAGACCTCTGGCAGCCTCCTTTAAAACTTCTAAAGCCTCATTTATATTTTTCTGTCTCATTGCTTTAGGCAGGTAGCATCCCAGGGGTATGTTAAAGGAATAATCCATCCCAAAGGTGGCATTGGCACACATTCCAAAACCGGTTGAGCTGATGGTGTACTCTACAAAACTCCCTATAACCAGGGATAACTGCACAAGCCCATCTGCATGGCGTATTCTTAAAAGGTCCAGGGGAGTATCCGGGGTCCAGTCTATAGTCTGTCCAAGCATTGTTTTCCCGTCTTCCACAGCTTTTCCGGAAGCAGCAAAAGATGTGCATAAAGCTGATATCTGGTTGTAGTAAATCAACAGTTCCGACATACACCGCAGGGAAAAAACCTCTTCAAAATTTAACCCAGCTCCTTTTGCCTGGCCCTTCAGCATCTCAATTAAATACGGGTCAAAATCCCGCACCCGGGGAAGAAATTTTGATGTATTTGCGGTTACATCCTGCCTGGAAGCATTGTAAAAGGCTGATAAACCGTATAGATTCATTTCCAGGGATTTTTTTATGTTGTCTCTACAT contains:
- a CDS encoding LytTR family DNA-binding domain-containing protein, whose product is MSSLNTSCKLLAEILSYLEAGPDGIMAYTATNHYRMKETLQYYESIWAEKGFIRVNKSQMVNLLHVK
- a CDS encoding C45 family autoproteolytic acyltransferase/hydolase, encoding MKQEKSFKVIECSGTPYEIGQQYGEACRDNIKKSLEMNLYGLSAFYNASRQDVTANTSKFLPRVRDFDPYLIEMLKGQAKGAGLNFEEVFSLRCMSELLIYYNQISALCTSFAASGKAVEDGKTMLGQTIDWTPDTPLDLLRIRHADGLVQLSLVIGSFVEYTISSTGFGMCANATFGMDYSFNIPLGCYLPKAMRQKNINEALEVLKEAARGLGYYHLASAEGEMVGIESVHNDFEILTPEQDMMVHSNHYLTERFKERDMASQAIPDSFFRIERIEKLMNESLCKLTPQVMMEIMRDHENHPNSICKHVDISRAPVVSETLAAFVMVPVDQKMYIAYGNPCNYEFVEYKL
- a CDS encoding histidine kinase N-terminal 7TM domain-containing diguanylate cyclase, which produces MQTILPFFIMLVIAGAFTSALAVYVFKHRKVPGVFPFILLMVCASIWSLGYAMELYSLTFESKLFWLNVKVTGAILAPVFWLALVLEYSGRKSWVQGKRLFYWCVIPLLAILLIWTNEFHHLIRLDARLIEFNAITYIEITRTSLSWLFFSYGYMNIFLCLIILLDGLFSKGYYWQQFVILLISLLLPLGSDAANMMGFLYPFNITPLLFIPSGLLIAWGLYRYKLFDIQPIARDKVIDMMESGILVVNTDKQIVDYNIRAAQIIDNEQDEQGGSMSWYVVSEVLKKWPKWAAAYDCPEESSFEIKMSQKGGEQYYRVRTNPLLDSREVLVGYLSIIDDISDQKLKEQELTHLATSDSLTGIANRRYYLELSDKIFSAARRYNHKLSLLMLDLDNFKKINDTYGHRTGDLLLKKFVVVCHDIIRSSDVFGRIGGEEFAITLPETGLTEAFYAAKRIRQKVADVKLDIGRGEMISFTVSIGVAVKVPDDRCFEDILLRADNALYEAKIERNMVKIQGG
- a CDS encoding NTTRR-F1 domain produces the protein MSFSERIVNGGFETGAFPPWVSFNATITSQFSHSGFFAARLAGGAVNIYVYQIVPIVPGESYEFMVSLAKVGTAVSPPVSLSISYYDAGFNFLGYGLITNIPVNRITSVSEQDWLVVYKTTDPAPLGATHALVLINKLTHAGSADIVVDDVSLLEVESTDATGATGATGATGAMGVTGATGVTGATGVTGATGGATGATGAMGVTGATGVTGATGVTGATGATGATGAMGVTGAMGVTGAMGVTGAMGVTGATGATGATGATGVTGAMGVTGATGATGATGIEGLSDYAYIYNLDPQVVALEADITFSHNGVIVGAITHTPGTATITLGTAGDYSIIFNVTGVETNQFTLFQNGTPVPGATYGSGAGTQANPGFVTITAAVGDVLTLRNHTSSAAITLQTLAGGIQTNSNASIQIQKIN